The following proteins come from a genomic window of Candidatus Zixiibacteriota bacterium:
- a CDS encoding SDR family oxidoreductase yields MTSSSDSVPRDLADKVAVITGGTKGIGRAVARRLAARGCHVVVNYFRSRNAAAETVAELEDRGVRALAVRGNIGNKDFHPKLFAEVKEVFGQVDILVSNAALGLFANIMDVDERAWDLSLHTNAEAFLLCVQQVAPMMPPGGKIVALSSLGSTRYIPGYSAIGISKAAIETLTRYLAHELAPRHINVNTVSGGFIDTDALKSFPNYDDMMREVIHRTPFGRVGTPDEVADVVVFLCTDAARWITGQIIIVDGGYSLT; encoded by the coding sequence ATGACCTCATCCTCTGACAGCGTTCCCCGCGATCTGGCCGACAAAGTCGCGGTCATCACCGGCGGCACCAAGGGAATCGGCCGCGCCGTGGCCCGTCGTCTGGCGGCGCGTGGCTGCCACGTCGTCGTCAACTACTTCCGTTCCCGCAACGCCGCCGCCGAGACCGTCGCCGAGCTCGAGGACCGCGGCGTCCGCGCCCTGGCCGTCCGCGGCAACATCGGCAACAAGGACTTTCATCCCAAGCTCTTTGCCGAAGTGAAAGAGGTCTTCGGCCAAGTCGACATCCTCGTCTCCAATGCCGCCCTGGGCCTGTTCGCCAACATCATGGACGTCGATGAGCGCGCCTGGGACCTCTCCTTGCACACCAACGCCGAAGCATTCCTCTTGTGCGTGCAACAGGTCGCGCCGATGATGCCGCCGGGCGGCAAGATCGTCGCGCTCTCGTCGCTCGGCTCCACCCGTTACATCCCCGGCTACTCCGCCATCGGCATCTCAAAGGCCGCGATCGAAACGCTCACCCGCTACCTCGCCCATGAACTGGCGCCCCGCCATATCAATGTCAACACCGTCTCCGGCGGCTTCATTGATACCGATGCCCTTAAGTCGTTTCCCAACTATGATGACATGATGCGCGAGGTTATTCATCGCACCCCGTTCGGACGCGTCGGCACGCCCGACGAGGTCGCCGACGTCGTCGTCTTCCTCTGCACCGACGCCGCCCGCTGGATCACCGGCCAGATCATCATCGTCGACGGCGGCTATTCTCTCACCTGA